CGGCCCTGGCCCGGGGGGAAAGCCTGGACCACGTGTTGCTCTTTGGTCCCCCCGGTTTGGGCAAGACCACCCTGGCCCATATCGTGGCCCACGAGCTGGGGGTGCCCATCCAGGTCACCAGCGGGCCGGTGCTGGAGCGAGCCGGGGACCTGGCGGCCATCCTCACCAACCTGCAACCCGGCTCGGTGCTGTTTGTGGACGAAATCCACCGCATCCCGGCGCAGGTGGCGGAGGTGCTTTACCCTGCCCTGGAGGACTTTTGCCTGGATCTGGTGGTGGGCTCCGGTCCAGGCGCCCGCACCATGCGCCTGCAGCTGCCGCGTTTCACCTTGGTGGGCGCCACCACCCGCCCGGGGCTTTTACCGCCGCCGCTGCGGGACCGCTTCGGCATCGTGCACCGCCTGGACTTTTACCAGCCACCCGCTCTGGCCAGGATCGTGCGGCGCTCCGCGGGGATTCTGGGCATTGCCGTGGATGAGGATGCCGCCGAGGAAATCGCCAGGAGAAGCCGGGGGACCCCAAGGATCGCCAACCGCTTGCTGCGGCGGGTGCGGGACTTTGCCCAGGCCCAGGGCTTGGAGCGGATTACCCTGGAGGCAGCGAGGTTTGGTTTGGAACGGCTGGAGGTGGACGCCTTCGGCTTGGACGAGCTGGACCGGCGGTTGCTTTCGGCCATCATCGAGCAGTACCGGGGTGGGCCGGTGGGCCTGCGCAGCCTTGCCGCCACCCTGGGGGAAGACCAGGGCACGCTGGAGGACATTTACGAGCCTTACCTGCTGCAGGCCGGCTTTCTGCAACGCACCCCACGCGGTCGCGTGGCCACCGATTTGGCCCGGCGGCATTTGGGCTACCCGCTTCAGGGTCCGGGATCGCTTTTCGGTGAGGAGCAGCCATGACGCCTCTGCCGCTGATCTACAACCCGGCCGCGCGGGGGGGGAGGAGCAGGGTTCCCCAGAAAGCGCTTTCCCAGGTGGCGGAGGCTTTTGGTTTTGCCCTCGAGCTTTGGCCCACCAGGGCCCCGGGGCACGCCGAGGAGCTGGCCGCGGATGCGCGCAAGCAAGGCCTGCCGGCGGTGGCGGTTTGGGGCGGGGACGGCACCTACAACGAGGCGGCCCGCGGTCTTTGCAACGGGGAAACCGCCATGTTGCCGCTTCCTGGCGGTACAACATCGGTTTTGATTTACGAGCTGGGCCTTTCGCGCAAGCCCCTGGAGGCTCTGCGGCAGCAGCTTGCCGGCTCGCCCAGGAAGCTGCACCTGGGGCGCACCGACCGTGGGCAGGTGTTCTTGCTCATGCTTTCGGCGGGCCCGGACTCGCTCATCCTTTACAACCTGCCGTGGGTGCTCAAGCGCTACGCCGGCAAGGTGGGCATTACCCTGCAAGCGGTGGCTGAGTTCTTCCGCGCTCAGCTCCCGGCCTTTGAAGTGCGGGGTAACGGCACCACGCTTTCGGCCGGTTGGTGCATCGTGGGCAACAGCCGGTTTTACGGGGGGCCATTTCCCGCTACCCCGGGCGCCGACCCCTTCCGGCCCGGTTTGGAAGCCGTGGTACAAACCCGCCGGGGCCGGCTTTCCGCTATCCCCTTTTTCTTTGGCATCCCCTTCGGCCGGCACCTGCAGCAAAAGGGCGTGGTGCGCTTTGCAGCGGCAGAGGTGAGCTTGACCGGAGAAGGGCGAATCCCGTACCAGCTGGATGGCGATCCGGCGGGTTTCTTGCCGGTGACCGCCCGGGCCAGCGAAGACCACGTGTGGGTTTGGCTGCCGGCCTAAACCTTTGTGTGCAATCCTTCACAAGGTGCCTTGGGGTTTGCTAGCATCCCCGGGGAGGTGACGGGTGCGAGCTGAGCTTTCCTTGCTCTTTTCCCCGCGCAGCGTGGCGTTGGTGGGGGTTTCCTCGCGGGCGGACTCGCTTTCCGGCCGGCTTCTGGCCAACCTCAAGCGCGCGGGCTACGGCGGCAAGATCTTTCCCATCAACCCCAAGGCCCAGGAAATTGCCGGTTTGCCGTGTTTTCCCAGCATGAGCGCGCTTCCTGGAGTCCCCGATGTGAGCATCATCATGGTGCCCCGGGATGCGGCGCTTCCGGCGGTGGAAGAAAGCCTGGCCAAGGGCGTGAAGGCCCTGGTGCTCATCACCGCCGGCTTTCGCGAAGGGGGGGAGGAAGGGGCCAGGCTCGAACGCGCCATTGTGGCAAGGGTGCGGGAAGCGGGGGCGGTGATGCTGGGGCCCAACTGCATGGGGCTGGTGAACACCGACCCCCAGGTGCGGCTGGACGCCACCTTTTCCCCGGTGCCCCCCCGCTCCGGCGGGGTGGCCTTTGCTTCCCATTCCGGAGCGCTGGGCGTGGCCATGTTTGAGCAAGCCCTGGAGGTGGGCCTGGGGATTTCGCTTTTCGTTTCCCTGGGCAACTCGGCGGTGGTCACCACCGCCGATGCCCTGGAGGTTTTTGCCCGGGATCCCCGCACCCGGGCGGTCATGCTTTACCTGGAGGCCATCGAGGAGCCCGAAAGGTTTTTGGCGGTGGCCCGGAAGCTTTCGGCGGAAAAGCCAGTGCTGGTGCTGAAGGCGGGGAGAACCCCGGCGGGGCAAAAGGCCGCCAGCTCCCACACCGGGGCTTTGGCCGCCCAGGACCGCGCTGTGGACGCCCTCCTCAAGCAAGCCGGCTGCGTGCGGGCGGAAAGCCTTCGCCAGCTTCTGGATTGGGCGCGCACCTGCGAGCGGGTCCCGGCCCCCAGGGGTGGGCGGGTGGCGGTAGTTTCCAACGCCGGTGGCCCCGCCATTGCCGCCTGCGACGCCCTGGCCGCCCGGGGGTTGGAGCTAGCCCCCCTTTCGCCAGGCACGCAAGAAGCGCTGCGGGGCTTCTTGCCGGCGGAAGCGGCGGTGGGTAACCCGGTGGATATGCTGCCCTCCGCTCGGCCTGAAGACTTCCAAAAGGCGCTGGAGGTGGTCAGTGCCGATCCTGGTGTGGATGCGGTGGTCACCATCACGGTGACACCGCCTTTGGCCCCACCTCTGGAGGTGGCCCGGGCTCTGGCGCAAGCGAAGGCGGAAAGGCCTTTCCTGCCGGTGTTCATGACCTCTCCGGAGTTTTACGCCCGCGCCTTAGAGGTTCCCAACCTCCCGCCGGTGTATCGATTTCCCGAAGAAGCGGTGGAAGCGCTTTCGGCGCAAAGACGAGCGCTTAAGGCGGCAGCTTTGGCCTCGGCGGCACCGGCAGCTCCCTTCCGCCCGGCTTCCCTGCCCCAGAGGTCAGGGTTTTTGCCCCCCCACGAGGCGCTAACCCTCATCGCGGAAGCGGGCATCCCCGTGGCTCCCTGGGCCACGGTGCGCACCCTGCAGGAGCTTCCCGAAACCGCGGAAAAGGTGGGCTTTCCCCTGGTGCTCAAGGCCTTTGGGCAGGCCATTGTGCACAAGACCGAGCTTTCCGCAGTGGCCCTCAACATCCAGAACCAGGAACTGCTGCAAGCAGAAGCTCAGCGCATGAGCCAGCGCCTGGCGGGCCAGGGGCTTTCTCCCGAAGGCTTCCTTCTCCAGCGCTTCCTGCCTGGGGGAAGGGAGCTCATCCTGGGGGTGAGCCGCGATCCGGCTTTAGGGCCGCTGGTCCTTTGCGGTTTGGGCGGGATCGCCGTGGAGGTCTGGCAGGACGTGGCCTTGCGCGTTGCGCCCTGCTCCTCTCAAGATGCCGAGGCCATGCTGGAGGAACTCAAGGGCAAAGGCCTTTTGGGTTCCTTCCGGGGGCAGCCTCCGGTGGACCGAAAGGCCCTGGTGGAAGCCATCGTTCGCCTTTCGGCTCTGGCCTCTGGTGTTCCCGAGCTTGCCGAGTGCGACATCAACCCGCTTTTGGCGTTTCCCGGGGGTGTGGTGGCAGTGGACGTGCGGGTGCGGCTCGAAGGCGCCTAAGGAAAATCCAGGGGAAAGGCACCAATGCGCTCACAGGCTTGGCCCTCTGCCAGGAGAGCCAACGCCAGCTCGCCAAGGCTCTGGCGCAGGCGGGGGTGAAGCCAATGGGGGGCGATTTCCGCTACCGGCAGCAGGGCAAAGCGCCTTTCCGCCAGGCGGGGGTGGGGCAAGGTAAGCTCGGGGCCCACCATAACCACCCCGGGGGCCATCAGCAGGTCGAGGTCCAGCGGACGTGGGCCCCAGCGAGTTTCGGCTTCCCTCACGCGCCCCGCTTGCCGCTCCCAGGCCTGGCAGCGCTTGAGGAAGCGCAACGGATCTTCGTTTAGCTCCAGGAGTAACGCAGCGTTGAGAAACGGCGGCTGGGGCGGTCCCACCGGAGCGGTGCGGTAGAGGCTGGAGGCAGCCAAAATCCGCGCTTCCCACTGGATTTGTTGGGCTACCCAGCGAAAGGTGGCACTGACGTCGCCGAGGTTGCCGCCCAGTCCCAGGAGGAGCTCCATGGCTTAGGGGAGCTTTTCCTCTTCCGGGAAGAGCGGTGGGATGGGGGCCACCATGGGCTCCAGCGCTTCCATGACCACGTCGCCCCAGCGGGCGCGCTGGTCTTTCTCCAGGCGCAGCACGGACAAACCCCGGCGGGCAATTTCCCGGTCCAAAAGCTCGTCAATGGCCCGCTGGAAGGCCTCGTCGGTATCCCGCACCCCGTCCCAGTGCGGCCTGGTCCACAGGGGCACCTTCACCAGCAGGTCGTAGGTGGCAAGCCAGCGGGAAAGCAGCGGTTCCCAGTGGGGCTGGGGTCCTTCGGCGTAGAGGAGGTAGCAGTAGTTGTCCAGCACTGAGCGGTCGCAGAGCACCAGGAAGTGATGGGCTTGCGCCTCCAGCTCCCAGGCCATTTGCGTGTGAAGGATCCAGGACTGCGCTTGCTCGTTGGTTTCCCGGTTGATGGGCAGGGGGCAGTGGCGGGCCACCTCCCGCACCAGCTCCACGTCCACGTCCCGCCGCTTGAGGCGGGCGGCCAGCTCGTAGCAAAGCGTGGTCTTGCCCACCCCGTGGGTGCCGATAAGCGCCACCTTCACCGCTTCCGCTCCTCCGCGAGCACGCGCAACGCCGCCGCCAGGGCGTTGCCGTCCTTGGGGCGCTTGGCCGGGTCTTTCTCCAGGCAGCGCAGGATGAGGTGGGCAAGCGCCAGCTCCAGAGAGGGGTTCAGCGCTTGCGGGTCGGGGGGCGGCTGCTCCAGGTGGGCTTTAATGACGTTGCCCGAGGGGAACGGCAGGGTGCCGGTGGCCATTTGGAAAAACGTCACCCCCAGGGAGTACACGTCCGAGCGCTCATCGGGCTGCTCGTTGAGGATTTGCTCGGGGGCCATGTAGTAGGGCGTTCCGGTGACCCCGGATTGCCCCAGGTCCAGCTCATCGAGCCGGCGGGCAATGCCAAAGTCCAGGATTTTGAGCTGTTTGCGTTCGGCGAGGATGAAATTGGCGGGCTTTAAGTCGCGGTGGATCACGTGGTGGCTGTGGGCGTAGCCAACGGCTTCGGCGGCCTGCAGCATCAACGCCAGGAGGTTGGCGCGGATAAACGCCGGTTCGTCCTTGATGAGCT
This genomic interval from Thermoanaerobaculum aquaticum contains the following:
- a CDS encoding ATP/GTP-binding protein translates to MKVALIGTHGVGKTTLCYELAARLKRRDVDVELVREVARHCPLPINRETNEQAQSWILHTQMAWELEAQAHHFLVLCDRSVLDNYCYLLYAEGPQPHWEPLLSRWLATYDLLVKVPLWTRPHWDGVRDTDEAFQRAIDELLDREIARRGLSVLRLEKDQRARWGDVVMEALEPMVAPIPPLFPEEEKLP
- a CDS encoding diacylglycerol/lipid kinase family protein, whose translation is MTPLPLIYNPAARGGRSRVPQKALSQVAEAFGFALELWPTRAPGHAEELAADARKQGLPAVAVWGGDGTYNEAARGLCNGETAMLPLPGGTTSVLIYELGLSRKPLEALRQQLAGSPRKLHLGRTDRGQVFLLMLSAGPDSLILYNLPWVLKRYAGKVGITLQAVAEFFRAQLPAFEVRGNGTTLSAGWCIVGNSRFYGGPFPATPGADPFRPGLEAVVQTRRGRLSAIPFFFGIPFGRHLQQKGVVRFAAAEVSLTGEGRIPYQLDGDPAGFLPVTARASEDHVWVWLPA
- the folK gene encoding 2-amino-4-hydroxy-6-hydroxymethyldihydropteridine diphosphokinase; protein product: MELLLGLGGNLGDVSATFRWVAQQIQWEARILAASSLYRTAPVGPPQPPFLNAALLLELNEDPLRFLKRCQAWERQAGRVREAETRWGPRPLDLDLLMAPGVVMVGPELTLPHPRLAERRFALLPVAEIAPHWLHPRLRQSLGELALALLAEGQACERIGAFPLDFP
- the ruvB gene encoding Holliday junction branch migration DNA helicase RuvB — encoded protein: ALARGESLDHVLLFGPPGLGKTTLAHIVAHELGVPIQVTSGPVLERAGDLAAILTNLQPGSVLFVDEIHRIPAQVAEVLYPALEDFCLDLVVGSGPGARTMRLQLPRFTLVGATTRPGLLPPPLRDRFGIVHRLDFYQPPALARIVRRSAGILGIAVDEDAAEEIARRSRGTPRIANRLLRRVRDFAQAQGLERITLEAARFGLERLEVDAFGLDELDRRLLSAIIEQYRGGPVGLRSLAATLGEDQGTLEDIYEPYLLQAGFLQRTPRGRVATDLARRHLGYPLQGPGSLFGEEQP
- a CDS encoding acetate--CoA ligase family protein is translated as MRAELSLLFSPRSVALVGVSSRADSLSGRLLANLKRAGYGGKIFPINPKAQEIAGLPCFPSMSALPGVPDVSIIMVPRDAALPAVEESLAKGVKALVLITAGFREGGEEGARLERAIVARVREAGAVMLGPNCMGLVNTDPQVRLDATFSPVPPRSGGVAFASHSGALGVAMFEQALEVGLGISLFVSLGNSAVVTTADALEVFARDPRTRAVMLYLEAIEEPERFLAVARKLSAEKPVLVLKAGRTPAGQKAASSHTGALAAQDRAVDALLKQAGCVRAESLRQLLDWARTCERVPAPRGGRVAVVSNAGGPAIAACDALAARGLELAPLSPGTQEALRGFLPAEAAVGNPVDMLPSARPEDFQKALEVVSADPGVDAVVTITVTPPLAPPLEVARALAQAKAERPFLPVFMTSPEFYARALEVPNLPPVYRFPEEAVEALSAQRRALKAAALASAAPAAPFRPASLPQRSGFLPPHEALTLIAEAGIPVAPWATVRTLQELPETAEKVGFPLVLKAFGQAIVHKTELSAVALNIQNQELLQAEAQRMSQRLAGQGLSPEGFLLQRFLPGGRELILGVSRDPALGPLVLCGLGGIAVEVWQDVALRVAPCSSQDAEAMLEELKGKGLLGSFRGQPPVDRKALVEAIVRLSALASGVPELAECDINPLLAFPGGVVAVDVRVRLEGA